The following proteins come from a genomic window of Aphis gossypii isolate Hap1 unplaced genomic scaffold, ASM2018417v2 Contig00466, whole genome shotgun sequence:
- the LOC126554324 gene encoding uncharacterized protein LOC126554324, which translates to MKVKLASQLLSQSVADALKFCKYNLGLKDFENVDGTVKFIEMFNAGFDILNSRSIRCFENKKAICDDNIEQIIAFTDLMTNYIKGLKVKEKEMFVPILDSNRRTGFFGFIVCLNSALSLYESLIKPKKVDHIKMYRTSQDHLELFFGSVRALGGFNNNPTSRQFQSAYKKLVVHSTNIENFNTGNCIPLENIDILHYSSSDPIKTININTINHNIDSISREENVQEVDSYINDHDYIFTQNITSNFSKEVTIYIAGFVVHKLSSTINCETCLHSLCSNNKELLFNSLIHLKNSGGDKGGLIYPSDDVIIICLQTEKILKSYNFENQKINSLYLQSKVLYHFYNSNIFNSLKSHSSESNSPLSDHVTLLIKSISSTYIKLKVNYNLKSHNETTSLRMWYNKLTLFKGQ; encoded by the coding sequence atGAAAGTCAAATTAGCTAGTCAACTTTTGAGTCAATCTGTGGCAGATGCTTTAAAGTTCTGCAAGTACAATTTAGGACTTAAAGATTTCGAAAATGTTGATGGAACGGTAAAATtcattgaaatgtttaatgcTGGTTTTGACATTCTTAACTCTAGGTCAATCAGATGCTTTGAGAACAAAAAAGCCATTTGTGATGACAATATTGAGCAGATAATTGCATTTACGGATTTGATGACCAACTATATTAAAGGGCTAAAAGTTAAGGAAAAAGAAATGTTTGTACCTATACTTGACTCAAACAGGCGAACTGGATTTTTTGgatttattgtatgtttaaattCAGCATTATCATTGTATGAAAGTTTAATTAAACCCAAAAAAGTAgaccatataaaaatgtacagaaCAAGTCAAGACCACTTAGAACTATTTTTTGGATCAGTACGAGCATTGGgaggttttaataataaccctACATCCCGTCAATTTCAATCCGCTTACAAAAAACTAGTTGTCCATTCAACTAACATTGAAAACTTCAACACAGGCAATTGTATCCCTCTAGAAAATATAGACATATTACACTATTCGAGTTCTGATCctataaaaacaatcaatattaatacaattaaccaTAACATTGATTCAATTTCCCGGGAAGAAAATGTCCAAGAAGTTGATTCATATATAAACGATCATGACTATATATTCactcaaaatataacatcTAATTTCTCTAAAGaagttactatttatattgccGGGTTTGTTGTACATAAGTTATCTTCAACAATTAACTGTGAAACTTGTTTACATTCATTGTGTTCTAACaacaaagaattattattcaactccCTTATTCATCTTAAAAATAGTGGAGGTGATAAAGGAGGTCTAATTTATCCGAGCGACGAcgtcataattatttgtttacaaactgaaaaaattcttaaatcttACAACtttgaaaaccaaaaaatcaattcattaTATCTACAATCTAAAGttctttatcatttttataactcaaacatatttaattcattaaaatcccATAGTTCAGAAAGTAATAGTCCTCTATCAGACCATGTAACTctgttaataaaatcaatttcatcAACATACATTAAacttaaagttaattataatttaaaatctcatAACGAAACCACATCTCTTAGAATGTGGTACAACAAATTGACACTTTTTAAAGGACAGTaa